One segment of Proteus appendicitidis DNA contains the following:
- a CDS encoding Ig-like domain-containing protein, with the protein MTKFKSGLTPQLSSITKKVAWFNIFIQLAFPISATLPANVFANGNNQEKQAINLLKKQKTYQVKAGDTPESIAKQFNIKLFKLIEANPDYVSLVGKLKIKAGITLNIPDEPLLTKKWLNNNNQDIPIPSTNGQELAQIIVDNSSLLNRDTDATQFAISQISNKANQQIEQWLNQFGHARVSLSTDKNFTLESSSADLLIPLYDQEKNLVFSQTSYHRKDSRSQLNQGIGYRHFTDKFMVGLNAFYDYDLSRYHSRFGVGAEVWRDYFKLSVNHYHRLSNWRTSDDVIDYNERPANGWDIRTESYLPAYPQLGAKLIFEQYYGKEVGLFGKDNRQENPHAYTAGLTYTPVPLITFGAERRFGLNDNSDNKFDVNIQYRLGESLSSQLNPDNVRATRLMSGNRYDFVDRNNDIVLEYKKKTLVFLSINPTLNGYAKEEKDLGVQVRSKYPVKQIEWSASRLIANGGKINHNNNLNYSIIFPRHISGSTEKNSYTISAVAIDDQGNRSDPVQSHITVDQSAINTQNSQFTPKATQLPADSHSAQNLTLSILDNDKLPVDININELSLQVQSDNPIGNSKVSNFSRIDAGKYQVTITAGSTPEMVTLIPKFRDNTFNQAQVTFVADTHSAIIAKGGLTVIKNYAPADGKSQNKIQVIVTDINANKIPNYPVSFTADNEATIIGQANTDAEGKIIVPITNTHIGKSIINVSVKNIIYSTNVDFIADSSSAKINTFTINPNSSFANGKDEKHIAFNVIDKNNNPVPNVKIQLSADNQALLKETELLTDNQGNASTTMTSQISGTTTVSALVNKIVTKKTTQFIADLSNGKIISLTPSAKPYIADGKTAVTFTAVVEDNNHNILPNAKVIWSTNRDQQIVSINEVSTTNDQGIAQTTVTSTQAFDVIVTASLSNGSMDQSPITFIADNKKGLITLTSNKTQIIADNKEQAILSAVVKDKFGNKLPDVIVNWDINGGTANQKETKTNQQGETAISINTAQAGTITAIASLKNGNKAQTTIKAISDPNSATISLSANNKTEAIADDNDTITVTAHVVDANNNPLIQQSVFWNASPNHPNKEMVKTDIHGNAQVEIKGKIAQAITLTGRLNNNQSASINLLFKPGKVDKAHSHFKLDPQTIVANGKNVSIGTIELKDQFDNPVPKQEKYISLSGNNPTITFSNVIDKNNGIYQFEIKGKKEGISEITVKYGVTNPFALTQPLGFVADTQNAMIQSVNVIAPYTVTANGKDSVVIKAHIVDKQGNPSMEGITVGWQTSLGQLSPLPISKTDKNGVAEIALISTQAGTAKVTAMLDAQEFLEADHDIIFTTDVISATRSTLALSPSIITAGDGTRSYDQSNITVIVKDNQGNLLTGLKDDIKLQYSTNLNIKESKFTESSAGVYKATISAQKTGTTEIHATINSITLTQSVSLTVVADNISAKVRDIIISDMAPKAGDTITYTAYLIDKYDNPVSNDTPVTWTSDNVSVLTSALTFTDDKGVAQTKLTRGPAGLAKVNVNLKSGVYPAKDVNFIADDVDENRSEIDLIPATIIANGTDKALLSLTIKDKGGNILPNQQVEGISNNPTIRFSQAQQVSPGHYEIEATGTKSGMAQLSVKVNGVDFKKQKTLQLRADAKTRQVKSVDVDRTSIIAGDNGVNYQATIVDANDNILSNVIVVWELQGVADKYNHITYTDTNGIARTKVTSTVAGILKMNAALDSNNYKPIQDVTVNPADIDANQSTFSSNRQSIGGNNKDSALLTVNLMDKYDNTIDGKTVSIKTTSGKPNFSDNPLNSLGKGKYQTHLTSNVKTDIILTAEAEGLAIAKPLTIKVTIPKPDIIFDKQIQQETYASAPISALGYTGLPNNINMMWSSSDPTIASIDTTSGRISMKKAGTAVITLQTSGNDQYQPAQSSYPLVIEKAKPILQLASSGAIKSVWNDGVVHNVNATFGNTDVKNIPLYYISDDQRIATIDTQGTIAEVKPGKTKIHIKSDATDQFLADAVAVDYEQDKGTLQITFAKNDIILSETDTNIDVQQPTIPLPKEALGIWSAKDPNIVAIKESGVIVKVTPGKTNIILTSKENDYFYQSQGSYSVDVRKVPHITINSVTRRVDNNKNAQVTPHANISINWTPVYEDDSLTFSWLPPDTTSSDYAVNLELWDGNQKTSQILAYDHNQLLGRPKITSSFKLDKNLFKSTQLKIKVIVFDIYDHDPSTNTGRQYAVYYPLDVKPIHPMYMDLELNGSISFITTTSASVPRNSCRMSGLDSMVHVIARPMFTLGNHASDFFEPVTVSHKLIDIQGDSTRGSVDYNDGDTYTSRIENQRFPSNSHSLAIKEDCWGSGGGASAHHGNATLITSVTIAGETYEFKQHVNWDGDGASSQNNITKISQL; encoded by the coding sequence ATGACAAAATTTAAAAGTGGACTAACGCCTCAACTCTCTTCTATTACAAAGAAAGTTGCTTGGTTTAATATTTTTATTCAACTGGCATTTCCTATCTCAGCAACCCTTCCAGCCAATGTGTTTGCTAACGGAAATAACCAAGAAAAACAGGCTATTAATTTATTAAAAAAACAGAAAACGTATCAGGTTAAAGCAGGCGATACACCTGAATCTATCGCTAAGCAATTTAATATAAAATTATTTAAACTTATAGAAGCTAACCCTGATTATGTCTCTTTAGTGGGTAAATTAAAAATAAAGGCGGGCATAACACTTAATATCCCCGATGAGCCTTTATTAACAAAAAAATGGCTAAATAATAATAATCAAGATATTCCGATCCCTTCAACTAACGGGCAAGAACTGGCCCAAATTATTGTCGATAATTCATCTTTATTAAATAGAGATACGGACGCGACACAATTCGCAATAAGCCAAATATCAAATAAGGCCAATCAACAAATAGAACAATGGCTTAATCAATTTGGCCATGCTCGTGTATCACTTTCTACTGATAAAAATTTCACATTAGAAAGTAGCTCAGCCGATCTCTTGATCCCATTGTACGATCAAGAAAAAAACCTAGTTTTCTCTCAAACCAGTTATCACCGTAAAGACTCTCGTAGCCAATTAAACCAAGGAATTGGCTACCGGCATTTTACTGATAAATTTATGGTGGGTCTGAATGCTTTTTATGACTACGATTTAAGTCGTTATCACAGCCGCTTTGGTGTGGGTGCTGAAGTATGGCGAGACTATTTTAAATTAAGTGTAAATCACTATCACCGTCTCTCTAACTGGCGTACCTCTGACGACGTTATAGATTATAACGAGCGTCCTGCTAATGGGTGGGATATTCGGACAGAAAGCTACCTACCCGCTTACCCACAATTAGGCGCAAAACTCATTTTTGAACAATATTACGGTAAAGAAGTCGGCTTGTTTGGCAAAGATAATCGCCAAGAAAATCCTCACGCTTATACTGCGGGGCTTACTTATACGCCAGTGCCTTTAATTACCTTTGGTGCTGAACGTCGCTTTGGTTTAAATGACAACAGTGATAATAAATTTGATGTGAATATCCAATATCGACTTGGAGAATCACTCTCTTCACAACTTAATCCCGATAATGTGCGAGCAACTCGTTTAATGTCAGGAAATCGCTATGATTTTGTTGATAGAAATAATGACATTGTTTTGGAATATAAAAAGAAAACTTTAGTCTTCCTTTCTATAAATCCAACCCTTAACGGTTATGCGAAAGAAGAAAAAGATTTAGGCGTGCAAGTTCGTTCAAAATATCCTGTTAAACAGATTGAGTGGTCAGCAAGTCGCTTAATCGCTAATGGAGGTAAAATTAATCATAATAATAATCTTAACTATTCGATAATTTTTCCTCGTCATATCTCAGGTTCAACTGAAAAAAACAGCTACACAATAAGTGCTGTTGCTATTGATGATCAAGGTAATCGTTCTGATCCCGTACAAAGTCACATTACAGTTGATCAATCCGCGATTAATACACAAAATAGCCAATTTACACCTAAAGCCACACAACTGCCTGCCGACAGTCATTCTGCACAAAATCTGACTTTATCCATCCTCGATAATGATAAACTTCCCGTTGATATCAATATCAACGAACTCTCACTACAGGTTCAATCTGATAATCCTATCGGTAATAGCAAAGTTTCCAATTTCAGCCGAATAGATGCAGGGAAATATCAAGTCACAATCACCGCAGGGAGTACTCCTGAAATGGTGACATTAATACCCAAATTTAGAGATAACACCTTTAATCAGGCACAAGTGACTTTTGTTGCTGATACACATTCCGCCATTATTGCTAAAGGCGGATTAACCGTAATTAAAAACTATGCACCTGCTGATGGTAAAAGCCAAAATAAAATTCAAGTTATCGTAACTGATATTAATGCCAATAAAATTCCTAACTATCCTGTCTCTTTTACTGCAGATAATGAAGCAACGATTATTGGGCAAGCAAATACAGATGCTGAAGGCAAAATCATTGTTCCCATTACTAATACACATATTGGCAAAAGTATAATTAATGTTAGTGTTAAAAATATTATCTATTCAACTAATGTTGATTTTATTGCCGATAGTAGTTCAGCCAAAATAAATACTTTCACAATTAATCCAAATAGTTCATTTGCTAATGGAAAAGATGAAAAGCATATTGCTTTCAATGTGATTGATAAAAATAATAATCCCGTCCCAAATGTAAAAATACAATTATCTGCTGATAACCAAGCCCTGCTTAAAGAAACTGAATTATTGACTGATAATCAAGGTAATGCATCAACAACGATGACCAGCCAAATATCAGGTACAACCACTGTAAGTGCATTAGTTAATAAAATAGTCACGAAAAAGACAACGCAATTTATTGCCGATCTATCCAACGGTAAAATTATTTCATTAACGCCATCGGCAAAACCTTATATTGCTGATGGTAAAACAGCAGTAACCTTTACCGCGGTCGTTGAGGATAACAATCACAACATCTTGCCAAATGCAAAAGTCATTTGGTCTACTAATCGTGACCAACAGATTGTTTCTATTAATGAAGTTTCAACAACAAATGACCAAGGTATCGCTCAAACGACAGTGACCAGTACTCAAGCCTTTGATGTTATTGTTACTGCTAGCCTCAGTAATGGGTCAATGGATCAATCACCTATTACTTTTATTGCCGATAACAAAAAAGGTTTAATTACCTTAACCAGCAATAAAACTCAAATTATTGCAGATAATAAAGAACAGGCCATATTAAGCGCGGTTGTAAAAGATAAGTTCGGCAATAAATTACCTGATGTTATCGTCAATTGGGATATTAACGGCGGAACAGCAAATCAAAAAGAGACAAAAACCAACCAACAAGGTGAAACGGCTATTTCGATTAATACCGCTCAAGCGGGAACGATTACCGCCATTGCTTCACTCAAAAATGGAAATAAAGCCCAGACGACAATAAAAGCCATTTCTGATCCGAACAGTGCAACAATTTCTTTATCGGCTAATAATAAAACAGAAGCCATTGCTGATGATAATGACACCATCACAGTCACAGCACATGTTGTTGATGCAAATAATAACCCATTGATACAACAATCTGTTTTTTGGAATGCATCACCTAATCATCCTAATAAAGAGATGGTAAAAACAGATATTCATGGTAATGCACAAGTCGAAATAAAAGGAAAAATAGCACAGGCAATAACATTAACTGGCCGTCTAAATAATAATCAAAGTGCATCAATTAATCTTTTATTTAAACCTGGAAAAGTAGATAAAGCCCATAGCCACTTTAAATTAGATCCGCAAACCATCGTGGCTAATGGTAAAAATGTCTCTATTGGTACTATCGAATTAAAAGACCAATTTGATAACCCAGTTCCTAAACAAGAAAAATATATCAGCCTTAGTGGTAATAACCCCACTATTACATTCAGTAATGTTATTGATAAAAACAACGGAATTTATCAGTTTGAAATTAAAGGGAAAAAAGAAGGTATTAGTGAGATAACAGTAAAATATGGCGTAACAAATCCATTTGCCCTAACACAGCCTCTTGGTTTTGTTGCCGACACGCAAAATGCCATGATTCAATCTGTAAACGTCATTGCACCTTATACTGTCACCGCAAATGGGAAAGATAGTGTCGTTATTAAAGCCCATATTGTAGATAAGCAAGGCAACCCAAGCATGGAAGGCATTACGGTGGGTTGGCAAACCTCATTAGGTCAACTTTCACCATTACCAATTAGTAAAACAGATAAGAATGGGGTTGCAGAGATTGCGCTGATAAGCACACAAGCAGGCACAGCCAAAGTCACTGCAATGCTAGATGCTCAAGAGTTTCTTGAAGCGGATCATGACATTATATTTACAACTGATGTTATCTCAGCAACTCGCTCTACACTTGCTCTTTCACCATCCATCATTACGGCGGGTGATGGAACTCGCTCTTATGATCAATCAAATATTACGGTCATTGTAAAAGATAATCAGGGGAATTTACTCACTGGATTAAAAGACGATATTAAACTTCAATATTCCACTAATCTTAATATTAAAGAGAGTAAATTTACCGAGAGTAGCGCGGGTGTTTATAAAGCTACAATCAGCGCCCAAAAAACGGGTACAACAGAAATTCATGCCACGATTAACAGTATCACCTTAACTCAATCGGTTTCGCTGACTGTTGTTGCTGATAATATCAGTGCCAAAGTGCGTGATATTATTATCAGTGATATGGCACCTAAAGCCGGAGACACTATCACTTATACTGCTTATTTAATTGATAAATATGATAATCCTGTTAGTAATGATACGCCTGTCACTTGGACATCCGACAATGTCAGTGTTTTAACCTCAGCACTGACGTTTACAGATGATAAAGGCGTGGCGCAAACAAAATTAACGCGTGGCCCTGCGGGGTTAGCAAAAGTTAATGTGAACTTAAAATCAGGGGTTTATCCTGCAAAAGATGTCAATTTTATCGCTGATGATGTTGATGAAAACCGTTCAGAAATCGACTTAATACCAGCAACAATCATCGCCAATGGCACAGATAAAGCCTTACTCTCGTTAACGATTAAAGATAAAGGCGGTAATATTCTGCCAAATCAGCAAGTTGAAGGAATTTCTAATAACCCAACTATTCGGTTTAGCCAAGCCCAACAAGTCTCTCCGGGTCATTATGAAATTGAAGCAACGGGCACGAAATCAGGCATGGCACAATTAAGTGTTAAAGTGAATGGTGTCGATTTCAAAAAACAAAAAACCTTACAACTGCGTGCAGATGCAAAAACCAGGCAAGTAAAATCTGTCGATGTCGATAGAACAAGCATAATCGCCGGAGATAATGGTGTTAATTATCAAGCAACCATTGTGGATGCCAATGACAATATATTGTCTAACGTTATTGTAGTATGGGAGTTACAAGGTGTAGCTGATAAATATAACCATATTACCTATACCGATACCAATGGTATCGCAAGAACAAAAGTCACCAGTACTGTTGCCGGTATATTGAAAATGAACGCTGCTCTTGATTCAAATAATTATAAGCCAATTCAAGATGTAACCGTAAATCCAGCTGATATTGATGCCAATCAATCAACCTTTAGTAGTAACCGTCAATCAATTGGGGGAAATAATAAAGATAGCGCCCTACTCACTGTAAATTTAATGGATAAATACGACAATACCATTGATGGTAAAACTGTTTCGATAAAAACAACCAGTGGTAAACCTAATTTTAGTGATAACCCACTCAATTCATTAGGAAAGGGGAAATATCAAACTCATCTTACTTCAAATGTTAAAACAGATATTATTTTAACGGCTGAAGCGGAAGGATTAGCCATTGCGAAACCATTAACTATTAAAGTCACTATTCCGAAACCTGATATTATTTTTGACAAACAAATCCAACAAGAAACCTACGCTTCAGCACCAATCAGCGCACTAGGTTATACAGGATTACCTAATAATATTAATATGATGTGGTCTAGTTCCGATCCGACTATTGCCTCTATTGATACAACTAGCGGCCGTATTTCGATGAAAAAAGCGGGTACTGCAGTTATCACATTACAAACATCAGGTAATGATCAATATCAACCAGCGCAAAGTAGTTATCCTTTAGTCATTGAAAAAGCGAAACCTATTTTACAATTAGCGTCATCGGGTGCGATTAAATCGGTATGGAATGATGGAGTAGTACATAACGTTAACGCCACTTTTGGCAATACAGACGTAAAAAATATTCCTTTGTATTATATCAGTGATGATCAACGTATAGCCACTATTGATACACAAGGCACTATTGCAGAAGTAAAACCAGGTAAAACGAAAATACACATCAAAAGTGATGCGACTGATCAATTTCTAGCAGATGCGGTGGCAGTGGATTACGAGCAAGATAAAGGAACACTCCAAATCACTTTTGCAAAAAATGACATTATTTTATCTGAAACGGATACTAATATTGATGTCCAACAACCAACAATTCCATTGCCTAAAGAAGCTCTAGGTATCTGGTCAGCAAAAGATCCTAATATTGTGGCAATAAAAGAAAGTGGGGTTATTGTTAAAGTCACTCCAGGTAAAACAAATATCATTTTGACATCAAAAGAAAATGACTACTTTTATCAATCTCAAGGTTCTTATTCTGTCGATGTCAGAAAAGTACCTCATATCACTATTAATTCCGTAACACGAAGGGTTGATAACAATAAAAATGCACAAGTCACACCTCATGCAAATATATCGATAAATTGGACTCCTGTTTATGAAGATGATTCGTTAACTTTTTCTTGGTTACCGCCAGATACAACATCAAGTGATTATGCAGTTAATCTTGAATTATGGGATGGAAATCAAAAAACCAGTCAAATCCTTGCTTATGACCACAATCAGCTTCTTGGTAGACCAAAAATCACTAGCTCCTTTAAGCTTGATAAAAATTTATTTAAAAGTACTCAACTTAAAATCAAAGTCATTGTGTTTGACATTTACGATCATGATCCAAGTACAAATACAGGTAGACAATATGCGGTTTATTATCCACTAGATGTAAAACCGATTCATCCTATGTATATGGATTTAGAATTAAACGGCTCTATTTCATTTATTACTACTACTAGTGCTAGTGTGCCGAGAAATTCATGTAGAATGAGTGGATTGGATAGTATGGTTCATGTTATTGCAAGGCCGATGTTTACATTAGGAAACCACGCAAGTGATTTCTTTGAGCCAGTCACGGTATCTCATAAACTTATTGATATACAAGGCGATTCTACTCGTGGTTCAGTCGATTACAACGATGGAGATACTTATACATCTAGAATTGAGAACCAACGTTTCCCATCTAATAGTCATTCACTGGCAATAAAAGAAGACTGTTGGGGGAGTGGTGGCGGTGCTTCTGCTCATCATGGTAATGCAACGTTAATTACCTCTGTCACTATCGCAGGTGAAACATATGAGTTTAAACAACATGTTAATTGGGATGGAGATGGTGCTTCATCACAAAATAATATAACGAAAATTAGCCAACTTTAG
- the dkgA gene encoding 2,5-didehydrogluconate reductase DkgA, whose protein sequence is MDKPKLIKLSDGNTIPQLGLGVWKADNHQVVNAIHHALDTGYRLFDTAAIYHNEEGVGKALKQVTVPREELFITTKLWNNDQTHARGAVLESLQRLQLDYIDLYLMHWPAPSRELYVEAWKQMIILQKEGLVKSIGVCNFKEEHLERIITETGVAPVINQIEIHPLMQQAPLRAWNTTHNIVTESWSPLAQGGEGVFNQPIIQKLAEKYHKTPAQIVLRWHLDSGLVVIPKSVTPSRIEENFHIFDFKLEKEEVAEITTLDQKKRLGPDPDIFVDI, encoded by the coding sequence ATGGATAAACCTAAACTGATCAAGCTATCTGATGGAAATACCATTCCACAACTTGGTCTTGGTGTTTGGAAAGCAGATAATCATCAAGTTGTTAACGCTATTCATCACGCACTTGATACAGGCTATCGCCTTTTTGATACGGCAGCGATTTATCATAATGAAGAAGGTGTGGGTAAAGCGTTAAAACAGGTCACTGTTCCTCGTGAGGAGCTTTTTATCACAACAAAATTATGGAACAACGATCAAACGCATGCTCGTGGTGCTGTCTTAGAAAGTCTCCAGCGTTTGCAACTTGATTATATTGATCTCTATTTAATGCATTGGCCTGCTCCCTCACGCGAACTTTATGTTGAAGCGTGGAAACAGATGATTATTTTGCAAAAAGAAGGGTTAGTAAAAAGTATTGGCGTTTGTAATTTTAAAGAAGAACATCTTGAACGTATCATTACTGAAACAGGTGTAGCCCCTGTTATTAATCAGATTGAAATTCACCCTTTAATGCAACAAGCGCCATTAAGAGCATGGAACACAACGCATAATATTGTGACCGAATCTTGGAGCCCTTTAGCACAAGGTGGTGAAGGTGTTTTCAACCAGCCCATTATTCAAAAACTTGCCGAAAAATATCATAAAACCCCAGCACAAATTGTTTTACGTTGGCACCTAGATAGTGGACTTGTGGTGATCCCTAAATCTGTTACGCCTTCTCGTATAGAAGAAAACTTCCATATTTTTGATTTTAAATTGGAGAAAGAGGAAGTTGCGGAAATAACAACACTTGATCAGAAAAAACGTTTAGGCCCTGATCCTGATATTTTTGTTGATATCTAA
- a CDS encoding iron-containing alcohol dehydrogenase produces the protein MQNFTYYSPTRLHFGQGQIEKLRSEIGKNERILLTYGGGSIKRNGVLDQIYTALPGYQIHEFSGIEPNPSYETLMKAVSYARYHGITHLLAVGGGSVIDGTKFIAAAIPYKGEPWEIVTSRGKVIENAIPLSCVLTLPATGTETNSFSVISRKQTMDKQSFASPHVYPHCAILDPTTTYSLPPRQTANGVVDAFIHILEQYLTYPVNARVQDEYAEGLLRILIDQGPKALTSPTDYDIRANIMWTASQALNGILGVGVPQDWATHALGHELTALHGLDHAQTLAIVLPALLNEKRQTKYEKLIQYAQKVWGINQGSDAFKIETAINETRKFFELMGLRTRLADFKITEEDIPALVRKLEEHGQTALGEHQDITLEVSQRIYTAAL, from the coding sequence ATGCAAAACTTTACTTATTACTCCCCCACTCGCCTTCATTTTGGTCAAGGGCAAATAGAAAAACTACGTTCTGAAATCGGAAAAAATGAAAGAATTTTGCTGACTTATGGTGGTGGCAGTATTAAACGCAACGGCGTTTTAGATCAAATCTATACGGCACTCCCTGGTTATCAAATTCATGAATTTAGTGGTATTGAACCCAATCCTTCTTATGAAACATTAATGAAAGCTGTTTCTTATGCCAGATATCATGGTATTACGCATTTATTAGCAGTAGGGGGCGGGTCAGTTATTGATGGCACAAAATTTATTGCAGCCGCGATACCTTATAAAGGTGAACCTTGGGAAATCGTGACCAGTCGCGGTAAAGTCATCGAAAATGCAATACCTTTAAGCTGTGTATTAACACTTCCAGCAACGGGTACAGAAACCAACAGTTTTTCTGTTATCAGCAGAAAACAGACCATGGATAAGCAAAGCTTTGCTAGCCCGCATGTTTACCCTCATTGCGCTATTTTAGATCCAACAACCACTTATTCCCTGCCACCAAGGCAAACCGCAAACGGTGTTGTTGACGCTTTTATTCATATATTAGAGCAATATCTCACTTATCCGGTGAATGCTCGTGTACAAGATGAGTATGCAGAAGGTCTTTTACGGATTTTAATTGATCAAGGACCAAAAGCGCTGACATCACCTACAGACTATGATATCCGTGCTAATATAATGTGGACAGCATCACAAGCGCTTAATGGTATCCTTGGTGTTGGTGTTCCTCAAGATTGGGCTACACATGCATTAGGCCACGAACTCACGGCATTACACGGGCTTGATCATGCACAAACTCTCGCTATCGTTTTACCTGCCCTATTAAATGAAAAACGGCAGACTAAATATGAGAAGTTAATCCAATATGCACAAAAAGTTTGGGGTATAAACCAAGGTTCTGACGCTTTTAAAATTGAAACTGCGATTAATGAAACTCGAAAATTCTTTGAATTAATGGGACTTAGAACTCGACTGGCTGATTTCAAAATCACTGAAGAAGATATTCCAGCTTTAGTGCGAAAATTGGAAGAGCACGGACAAACCGCACTAGGCGAGCATCAAGATATCACATTAGAAGTCAGTCAACGTATTTATACAGCGGCACTCTAA